The genomic DNA AAAAGATAAGTACTACTCTCCTGCTTTTCATGACAGAGCAGTGTGTTACGTTGCACAAAATAAATTAGACCTTGCTGTTAAAGATCTCACATCAGCTATTACAGCAAAAAAAGATTATTTCGAAGCATTTATCGACAGAGCAGATATTTATTTAAAAACAGGAAAAAGAAAAGAAGCAATTGCCGATTACGAGCAGATTATAAAACTAAAGCCAACATATACTTTAGCTTATGAAAAACGTGCCAATCTGTATATTCAGGAAAAGAATAATGAGCTAGCTTTAAACGATTTATCTAAAGCCATTGAACTAAAAACAAAAAATGAAGATTGTTATTTTCAAAGAGGAAATATATTTTTAACAAATAACAAATACGATGAAGCAATAAAAGATTATTCCTCTGCAATTATAATGAACCCAAATAATGGGATGGCATACTACAATAGAGCACAGTGTTATATACAACAGAAAAAAAATAAAGAAGCAATTCCTGACCTAACAAAAGCTATTGATTTAAAAATTCAAAATGAAGATATATATACTAAAAGAGCTACTGCATTTTATAATATAAAAATGAATGACAAAGCATTAGCTGATTACTCAACCATAATTAATATTTATAAAACAAAAAAAACAGAAATCTATATTAACAGGGGATTACTTTTTAATGAATTGGGACAATATGCAAATGCAGTTAAAGATTTTACAAAAGCAACAACTTTAGATAAGACTAATTTTGAAGCATACTATAACAGAGGTGAAGCATATGCAAAACAAGGCAAAACAAAAGACCCACTTGCAATAAAAGATTTTTCAAAAGCAATTGAATTAAACCCCGAAAGCGGCGATGCATATTTAAAACGAGGCATTTATTATTACGACAAACAAAAATTTGATGAAGCTTTGGACGATTTAAATAAAGCTGTAAAGATTACTAAAAACGCCTATTCATATTATTACCGCGGTGCAATATTATATGAAATGAAAAAAACTTCAGATGCCTGTGTTGACCTTAAAAAAGCTAAAGAGATGGGTTGCAAGGAAGCTATTACAAAAGCCAATCAACTTTGTCCTCAATAAATATTAACAAATTGAATTATAAATAAAATTCTTCTAATCTGATATTGTAAAATTTGCATTTTCGTTATAAACCGGTTTTGGTGTTATTTCTTTTTTATCAATGCAATTACAATCCCTGTTAATCTTTACCTTTTTATTATCTGCAGGATTCCAGCCCATTGTTAAGTATAATACAAAAAATCCCACAACATATGCTACAATAACATACCAACCATTTGTAACCCATTTAAAAACATTTCTGGCTTCTGTAAATTTATTTGTAATAGCAACACCTGCTGACGATCCAAACCAAATCATTGAACCACCAAAGCCTACAGAATAAGCCAACATTCCCCAATCATAACATCCTTGTTCAAGGCAAAGCTTTGTAAGTGGAATGTTATCAAATACTGCAGAAACAAAACCTAAAATAAAAGCTGTCAACCAGGATGCAGAAGGTAAATCGTTTACTGGCATTAATGAAGCTGCAGTTACTAAACATAATAAAAATATAGTTCCTTTAATGGCTCCAGAAATTTCTCTCCAAGGCATTTTTCTAATAAAAGACCCTATCAGTATGGCAATCCAAACACCAAGTGCAGGCATATCATAAAAGAAGTTAGAAATTATTGCACCAACTAATATTAATAAAACAATTAATAATTTACCCCAGTCTATTTTTGCGCCAAGCTTTGCATTAGCACTTATTTTATGAAATTTATCCTGCTGATGTGAAGCAAACCATGCTATAATTAAAAGTGCAACCCCTGCAGCAATATAAGCGTGAAGAACATTAAATGGACTTACTCCATCAATCCACATCATTGTAGTTGTTGTATCGCCAACTACACTGCCTGACCCACCGGCATTACTGGCAGCAACAATTGCTGCTATATATCCAATATGTACTTTATTTTTAAAAACAACCAATGCAATTGTACCTCCAATCATTGCTGCTGCAATGTTATCAAGAAAAGAAGATAAAATAAACACAAGTACTAATAGCACAAAACCGCCTTTCCAACCAATTGGTAAATATTTAGGAATAATATCTGGAACACCAGATTCTTCAAATATTTTTGCTAATAATGCAAATCCTAACAATAGTCCCAATAAATTAACAATTGTTGTCCACTCTCCTTGTCTAAATTCTTTATTAGTAAGCTGGCTTACCATTGAGTTTTCACCTATTAGATGGTGAATAAAATTAAATTCAGAGTCAAAAATAAATTTGAATGCTAAAATTGAAAGCAAGCCTGTAATTGCAACCCAAAAAGTTTGCTTATGAAATAATGCTACTCCTACTAAAGTTAAAGCAAATAAAACAAACTCTAATCTTATTCCACCAATTACAGGAATTGAATTTACTTCGGCAAATGCACCAATTGGAATTAAAAACAAACATAAAGGAAAAATTAAATGCATCAATTTTTTCATATCTCAAATATAAAAGCGATTAATCAATAAATTACCTATATAACTTTAGGTAAAATTAATGCACTAAATTAATAAAGATTTATTTACAAACTGAAATGAAATAACATACTTATCGTGAGGTAACAAGGCTGGCAGGAATCTGATCAAAAAATCTTTGAGCATTTTCTTCAGCCATTTTCTTCATACTTTCCCATACCTTATCGCACCATGCAGCATCATAATCAGTTTTAAGAAAGTTTGGTGCTTCATTTAATGAAGACAAAACTCCAAATTCAATTTTCTCACCTTTTGAAGCAGGTATATGTTTAAAATTACTAACTATAAAATCCATTTCATTGTCTTTAACAACAATATATACTTTATAATCTATTCTGCCATTTGTTTGTGAAATATACATTCTTGAATAAGTAGGAGAACTTTCGTACTTAACTGGGTTTACAAAATCAAAATAACCTTCACCTACAATAGTATCAACAGTATTAGCAGTTTTTAATTTAAAAAGATTTTGTGTTGATGCCCATTCTGTAACATCCTTCAGAGCCTTTTTCTTTTTTCCTGATTCTATTGGTATATTTTGTTTAAACACAAGCGATTTCTGGCAAAAACTTTTAAATGAGAAAGAAAAAAATATTATAACTATAATGAAAAAGCTTGTTTTCGAAAACCTCTTTAATGCTATATCCACATTTGTTTTCATGGCTTTTTGGCTTTATTGTTATGTGCTTATTTATTAATACGCAAAGGAAGCTAAAAAGATGAAATTATATAACTGGTTTTCTACATGTTAGCAGATATTAATTGTTAATAACGTGCAGCTATTAACTGATTATCTGAAATATATGTTAAAACATTCCTGTTAATAAGTCAATTTGTTAACTTATTAACAATAGAAAGTTAAGAAAAATCAGTAATCACAAGGTTTATGGCACTATAATCCAAATTTTACAATCTTGGTTTTAATGAAATTGTTTCAATTCCTTCTTCAGAAAAAGAACTTCCTATTGAACTTCCATTAACAATAGTTGAAGATTGAACCAAATGATCAATATTTCGTTCTATCACAATTTTATTAATCAAATTATCTTTAAGTACCCAGAATTGAGCAAATTCACCATTTGAATAAGTTCTTTCTTCAGAACTAACATTTGTGCTAAATGTATTCCCAGGAAGTGTAACTCCATTTTGATCAACCTGCCAATGCATATTAACTGTTGTTTTTGTAATATAATTTCGCTCAAAAACTAAGGATAATTTTTCTGAATTATTTATAAATAGCCAAGTCCCTGCTGCTCTTTCATTATATGTGTATATTACTTTATCATATGTGGTAATATTAGTAACTAGATTTAATTTTTGCCATGTTTTTGATAATTCATAATGGAATAAATATTCCATTTTACTGTCATTATTAAACCGGTAGTAATTTTCTTTCATAACACCTAATGTGGTAATAGATGTATCATGAGATGTATTAATTGAATCTACCAATTGTATTATACTATCTCCATTAACTTTTAATTTAACTTTTGCAGTTGTGCCATCGTTTAACATTTGAGTTATATTGCTTTCCATTGTGTCAATAACCCATTCACCAACAACACTATATGTTATTTGCTCTGCTGTAGTTGGATTATCTTTTTTAGAACAACTAGATACAATAATTAAAATAATAATTAA from Bacteroidia bacterium includes the following:
- a CDS encoding tetratricopeptide repeat protein, coding for MKLKFLLTLLHLFLLWSGVFSQSINDVYDGGVKKMNKKLYDDAIKDFSFVVQKDKYYSPAFHDRAVCYVAQNKLDLAVKDLTSAITAKKDYFEAFIDRADIYLKTGKRKEAIADYEQIIKLKPTYTLAYEKRANLYIQEKNNELALNDLSKAIELKTKNEDCYFQRGNIFLTNNKYDEAIKDYSSAIIMNPNNGMAYYNRAQCYIQQKKNKEAIPDLTKAIDLKIQNEDIYTKRATAFYNIKMNDKALADYSTIINIYKTKKTEIYINRGLLFNELGQYANAVKDFTKATTLDKTNFEAYYNRGEAYAKQGKTKDPLAIKDFSKAIELNPESGDAYLKRGIYYYDKQKFDEALDDLNKAVKITKNAYSYYYRGAILYEMKKTSDACVDLKKAKEMGCKEAITKANQLCPQ
- a CDS encoding citrate transporter; amino-acid sequence: MKKLMHLIFPLCLFLIPIGAFAEVNSIPVIGGIRLEFVLFALTLVGVALFHKQTFWVAITGLLSILAFKFIFDSEFNFIHHLIGENSMVSQLTNKEFRQGEWTTIVNLLGLLLGFALLAKIFEESGVPDIIPKYLPIGWKGGFVLLVLVFILSSFLDNIAAAMIGGTIALVVFKNKVHIGYIAAIVAASNAGGSGSVVGDTTTTMMWIDGVSPFNVLHAYIAAGVALLIIAWFASHQQDKFHKISANAKLGAKIDWGKLLIVLLILVGAIISNFFYDMPALGVWIAILIGSFIRKMPWREISGAIKGTIFLLCLVTAASLMPVNDLPSASWLTAFILGFVSAVFDNIPLTKLCLEQGCYDWGMLAYSVGFGGSMIWFGSSAGVAITNKFTEARNVFKWVTNGWYVIVAYVVGFFVLYLTMGWNPADNKKVKINRDCNCIDKKEITPKPVYNENANFTISD